Genomic segment of Methanomassiliicoccales archaeon:
AAAAAGAAAAATGAATGAGAAAAAGGAGGGGAAGATGTTGAAAAAATGGTTGGTTTTTGGAGTTCTTCTTGTCGGTATTGGTGCTGTTGTGGCGGCAGAAGAAAAGCCGTATGCTGGGACAAAAATTGTTGTGCTATCAGCTAGTGATGGAGCCCCTGCAGAAAGGATAATCAGTCCATGGATACCTGTATTTGAAGAGAGGACAGGTATAAAAGTTGAATTTGTCGAGCTTGGATTGGATGCACTACATACGAAGCTCGTTACGCTTTTCGCAACCAGAAGCCCTGAAGTGGATGTTGTATGGACTTATGCAGCTTGGACTGCGGAATTTGCCGCGGCTGGATACTTAGAAGACATCACTGACTGGATCGACGACGAAACAAAATCAGATCTGACCGGAGCTATGGTGGCTGTTACTTACCGCGGTCGGTTATATGGCTTACCAAAATTTGGCAGCATGCGCTTTTTCTATTGGAATAAGCTCATATTTGAGCAAGCAGGTTTGGATCCCAACACCCCCCCTAGCACGTGGGATGAATTTGTACGAATTGCACAATTAACTACTAAAGATACCGATGGTGACGGAGTAATAGATCAGTATGGGTTCCTACCTACAGGTTTAGCAGAAGGCGAAAACGCTGTTATGGACTTTCAATTGTTATACTTACTTTGCGGGGGAGGAAAGTTGTTTGACGAAAACGACCAGCCACTTTTTGATAATGAGATCGGAGTAGAAGCCCTAAAAAAGTATGTTGCACTCTATGATGCTGGTGTAATTGATCCTGCAGCCTGGACTATTCGTAGTGGGTCAGATCGTCGTGCAAGGTGGATGCTGGGTAACGTGGCAATGGTTTTTGAATGGCCAGCTCTTTGGAAACTAGCGAATGATCCAGCTCGTTCAAAGGTAGCAGGGCATGTAGGAATTGGTTTGTTGCCAGCTATAAAAACTACTGCATCCCTAGATGGATCTGAAGGATATGCTATTAGTGTGTTTTCACGTAACAAAGCCGCTGCCTTTGAATTCCTCAAATTTGTTGCAAGCCCTGAAGTTCAACGAGACATTGCGCTGCGTGTAGGATGGTTACCAGTGCGTCAAAGCGTGTACAGTGATCCTGCAATCAGGACACATCCAACCTTATCTGAAATGTTCCGAGTCGCTGAAGAGTTCTTTGCAGGGGGTTATCCAATCGACAGATTTGCTGCCCCGTATGCGCAAGAAGTTATAAATGAAGCACTATGGCCTGCCATTGTTAAGGCTGTAAAACATGAAATGACCCCTGAAGAGGCTTTGAAATGGGCTGCTGATAAAGCACGGGATATCGTTCAAAAATATCGTTAACTTATACTAATATAATGGTGTGCGCAGGGGTATTACATAAGTACCTCTGCGCACACCATTTGATGAAATTGATGAAATTGATGAAAATGAAAAGGATAACAAGCAAGGCCAGGGAACAAATTGCACTAATTGCCTTTTTGTTGCCAAGCTTGCTCATTTTGTTAGTTATGGGAGGGTTCCCGTTTGTTTATTCATTGTATCTGAGTTTAACACAAACTGTCCTTTCGAAGCCGCCACCGTATCCATTTATTGGTTTACAAAATTACTGGGCACTGTTTCAAGACAAAGTTTTTGTAAATAGTCTTTGGAAAACTGCCTATTTTAGTAGTTTGATGGTTATAGGAATACTTATGTTCGGTCTTTCCATAGCCTTGCTTCTAAATTGCCCGTTTCGCGGAAAATCTGCTATTCTTGCATTATTACTCTTGCCTTGGGCAGTGCCAAAGGTTGTTAATGGGCTAATTTGGAAGTGGATTCTCGATGGTAATTACGGAATATTTAATGCAATATTACAGAAACTAGGCATAATTAGCGAATACAAGTTTTGGTTCATGGAAAGCCCACTGCTTGGACTCGCTATGTTTGCAGTAGTATCTATTTG
This window contains:
- a CDS encoding extracellular solute-binding protein, which codes for MNEKKEGKMLKKWLVFGVLLVGIGAVVAAEEKPYAGTKIVVLSASDGAPAERIISPWIPVFEERTGIKVEFVELGLDALHTKLVTLFATRSPEVDVVWTYAAWTAEFAAAGYLEDITDWIDDETKSDLTGAMVAVTYRGRLYGLPKFGSMRFFYWNKLIFEQAGLDPNTPPSTWDEFVRIAQLTTKDTDGDGVIDQYGFLPTGLAEGENAVMDFQLLYLLCGGGKLFDENDQPLFDNEIGVEALKKYVALYDAGVIDPAAWTIRSGSDRRARWMLGNVAMVFEWPALWKLANDPARSKVAGHVGIGLLPAIKTTASLDGSEGYAISVFSRNKAAAFEFLKFVASPEVQRDIALRVGWLPVRQSVYSDPAIRTHPTLSEMFRVAEEFFAGGYPIDRFAAPYAQEVINEALWPAIVKAVKHEMTPEEALKWAADKARDIVQKYR
- a CDS encoding sugar ABC transporter permease, with the translated sequence MKMKRITSKAREQIALIAFLLPSLLILLVMGGFPFVYSLYLSLTQTVLSKPPPYPFIGLQNYWALFQDKVFVNSLWKTAYFSSLMVIGILMFGLSIALLLNCPFRGKSAILALLLLPWAVPKVVNGLIWKWILDGNYGIFNAILQKLGIISEYKFWFMESPLLGLAMFAVVSIWKESSFVAVVILAALQTVPKELYEAAAIDGANWLGRFWHVTIPNIRSALLIVLILSTSWAVKTFDLVAVLTGGGPGDQTMLTYYYAYLLSFDYLDYGKGAAAAYVVSFILCIMAVLYYKLLKGAKE